From Vogesella sp. XCS3, the proteins below share one genomic window:
- the panC gene encoding pantoate--beta-alanine ligase: MQIIRSIAQLRAWRKTAGRLAFVPTMGNLHAGHLALVEAARQHADKVVVSIFVNRLQFGQGEDFDAYPRTFEADCAKLEAAGVDVLFFPDERELYPRIKQDFNVEPPHIQNELCGAFRPGHFRGVATVVSKLFNIVQADVACFGKKDFQQLHVIRAMVDDLNMPIEIVPVDTGRAEDGLALSSRNGYLSAEERAEAPRLYRHLSAIRDALLAGDNRYAVLEKAAADDLAAHGWRVDYIEVRQADTLEVAHAGEPRLVVLAAARLGRTRLIDNIEVTR; the protein is encoded by the coding sequence ATGCAAATCATTCGTAGCATCGCCCAGCTGCGCGCCTGGCGCAAAACCGCTGGCCGCCTGGCTTTTGTCCCTACTATGGGCAACCTGCACGCCGGCCATCTGGCCCTGGTAGAAGCGGCCCGCCAGCATGCAGACAAGGTGGTGGTCAGCATTTTTGTTAACCGCCTGCAGTTTGGCCAGGGCGAAGACTTCGACGCCTACCCGCGCACCTTCGAGGCCGACTGCGCCAAGCTGGAAGCCGCCGGTGTGGACGTGCTGTTCTTCCCCGACGAGCGCGAGCTGTACCCGCGCATCAAGCAAGACTTCAACGTAGAGCCGCCGCATATCCAGAACGAGCTGTGCGGCGCCTTCCGCCCCGGCCACTTCCGTGGCGTGGCCACCGTGGTAAGCAAGCTGTTCAATATCGTGCAGGCGGACGTAGCCTGTTTCGGCAAGAAGGACTTCCAGCAGCTGCACGTGATCCGTGCGATGGTGGACGACCTGAACATGCCGATCGAGATCGTGCCGGTAGACACCGGCCGCGCCGAAGATGGCCTGGCGCTGTCGTCGCGCAATGGCTACCTGAGCGCAGAAGAGCGCGCCGAGGCGCCGCGCCTGTACCGCCATCTGTCTGCCATCCGCGATGCGCTACTGGCCGGTGACAACCGTTACGCCGTGCTGGAAAAAGCCGCCGCCGACGACCTGGCCGCGCACGGCTGGCGTGTGGACTATATCGAGGTGCGCCAGGCCGATACGCTGGAAGTAGCCCACGCCGGCGAGCCGCGCCTGGTTGTACTGGCCGCAGCCCGTCTGGGCCGCACCCGCCTGATCGACAATATCGAAGTAACGCGCTGA